The Alphaproteobacteria bacterium genome segment AAATCCGCCAGCCAGTCAATTTGCTTGCGATCGAATACGCCTTCAACTGCGGCATCCGCCGCCATCTGGCGCTCGAACCTGTATAGCGTGCCCTTGCCCTCCGGCAGGTTGCCGCGATGCTGTTCGCGCCCGTCTTCCCAAATAAGCCCGTACGTGCCAAGTTCACGCAGAACCATGCCCGTGCACCAGCCTTCGCAATTGTCCGGCACGAACAGGCCCGGCGTATCTTCGGACCTGATATCGGAAGCAAGGCGGCGCTCCTGCCTGATCCGGTAGCCAAGCGCACCCATAACGGCAAGCAGATCGCCGGTTTTTACCGCCTGCGTGTTGGCGGGCAGGGCGTCTGTTAGCGTAAAAATATCACCCTGCCAGCCGTTGACCGAAAGCAACGGCGCAAGCAACAAGCCGATATTGGTGCCGCCATGCTGCCAGCGCAATACGTTGTTGTTCGCAAGCCCGGTGAGCCAGTCGGCCGAGGTCTGGGCGGTAGCGGCGGCGATGCTCATGCCGTTATCTCCTGCAGCCAGCGGCGGTCGGATGTCACGGCAGCGGTTTCGACAAGCGGCACCAGATGCCCGCGGCGCAGCTCAAAGCTGCGGTCGGCGAGGCTGCCGATATTCCGGTCTTCGGAAACCAGAACCATCGTTGCTTTGCCTTTTAACTTCGCCAGCAGGTTAAAAACACAAAGGTAGCTTTCACGGTCCAGACCCTGATCTGCATTGTCGAATAAAATAAGCCGCGGCTTGTACATAAGCGCGCGGGCGATAGCGATACGCTGCTTGAGGCCGGGCGGAATCTGGTCCGCAGTCAGGCCTTCCAGCATCGTGTCATAACCCGCGGGCAGAAGTGCGACCGATTGTTCGATCCCCAGCAATGCGGCGATTTCCTGCGTCTTGCCCTGCAACCTTGCATCGAACCCGGTTAGATTTTCCATGATACTGCCGCGCAGAACCAGCCCGCTGGTCGGCAGATAAGCGATATAACGCGTGCGATCCGCCGTGGGGATGGATGCCACGTCCATATCGCACAAAAGCACCTGTCCGCGGTCCGGGGCATAGACCCCGGCCATCAGTTCCAGCAGTGTGGTGCGCCCGCCGCCCGGCTCGCTGCGTATGGAAACGGTATCGCCGGGCGCGAGATCAAGGTTTAGTCCGTCGATCACCGGTTCGCCCGGCCGGTAGCTAAAGCGCACATTATTGATCTTCAGCGCACCGTGGTTTGCGCCCAGCGCTTCGGGCGCGAGGTGCCCGCGCGGCTGCACCGAAAGGATTTGCCGCAGCCTGGCGCGCGAAAGCGCAATATCCTGATGCCGGGTCCACATTGCCAGCCCGCGCTGCAGCGGCTGCATAATCTGTCCGGAAAGCAGCACACAAGCGATCAGCGTACCGACCGATATTGAACCGCCGATAACCATGGGCGTGCCCGTACAAACGACAGCGACAACCATGAATTGCACGGCACAGAAGCTGAGCGCGTCGGCCGAACCTTGTGTGCAGGCAATGCGATGGTTGACCGCGCCGCTGGCGCGCTGGGTTTCCTCAAACCGGCGCGCGGTTACCGCTTCAAGGCACAGTGCCTTGACCGTATGGACCGATTGTAGGGTATCGGTGATAAAATCGTAGCGCCTGTCATCTTGCTCTTCGCGCGCATCCATCATTGTGCGCAGCTTGTTGCTCTGGCGCCAGAACAACCAACCGGCACCGACAATCACGGCGCAAGGCACAAGCGCAAGCCAGCCCGTGAGATAAAAAGTCAGTCCAAGAAAAA includes the following:
- a CDS encoding ATP-binding cassette domain-containing protein; the encoded protein is MVSGLLHPPHLRFLFAASLGVNLLALALPLLTMQVYNRILFNHAVDTLLVLSGGVIAAALIEFVLRVCRSMVVNLNGARFEHFVSTGALAHLMDTEPRTYAYATPTILAQHVNAVARLRDYYGGQMAMTLLVDMPFAILFLGLTFYLTGWLALVPCAVIVGAGWLFWRQSNKLRTMMDAREEQDDRRYDFITDTLQSVHTVKALCLEAVTARRFEETQRASGAVNHRIACTQGSADALSFCAVQFMVVAVVCTGTPMVIGGSISVGTLIACVLLSGQIMQPLQRGLAMWTRHQDIALSRARLRQILSVQPRGHLAPEALGANHGALKINNVRFSYRPGEPVIDGLNLDLAPGDTVSIRSEPGGGRTTLLELMAGVYAPDRGQVLLCDMDVASIPTADRTRYIAYLPTSGLVLRGSIMENLTGFDARLQGKTQEIAALLGIEQSVALLPAGYDTMLEGLTADQIPPGLKQRIAIARALMYKPRLILFDNADQGLDRESYLCVFNLLAKLKGKATMVLVSEDRNIGSLADRSFELRRGHLVPLVETAAVTSDRRWLQEITA